A part of Nocardioides sp. WS12 genomic DNA contains:
- a CDS encoding branched-chain amino acid ABC transporter substrate-binding protein: MRRNKVVGLGAVVLTLGLSLTACGTTEDGDGGGSDAACDLKLAFFGPETGPAAGLGKPIIQGIELAVDQYNDDADCDVELVKFDSQGSPDEAPSLATEVAGEESIVGVVGPAFSGESAAAGPIFAEAGVPTITPSGTNPGLSTNGWDTFHRALGNDATQGPAAAKYIKDTLKAASVFVIDDASEYGAGLAGIVEKDLGDAVKGTDTIQAGQTDFSTTVTKVNDAKPDAVFFGGYYAEATILVGQLRDGGYEGKFVVADGVKDPAFLDAKDAAEGTIITCPCIPDTDPAVAEFAADYEEKFSEAPGTYAAEAFDAANIFLDGIESGIDNREDLLTFVNEYDEKGITKQLKFDKTGEPADVHVYAYTVKGGAIVPESEIK; encoded by the coding sequence TTGAGGCGTAACAAGGTAGTCGGGCTCGGTGCGGTTGTACTGACCCTCGGCCTTTCACTGACGGCATGTGGCACGACTGAGGACGGCGACGGCGGCGGAAGCGACGCGGCCTGCGACCTCAAGCTTGCCTTCTTCGGTCCGGAGACCGGCCCGGCGGCTGGTCTCGGCAAGCCGATCATCCAGGGTATTGAGCTGGCTGTTGACCAGTACAACGACGACGCCGACTGCGACGTCGAGCTCGTCAAGTTCGACTCGCAGGGCAGCCCGGACGAAGCTCCGTCGCTGGCCACCGAGGTCGCAGGCGAGGAGTCCATCGTCGGTGTCGTGGGTCCGGCGTTCTCCGGTGAGTCGGCCGCTGCTGGCCCCATCTTCGCCGAAGCGGGCGTTCCGACGATCACCCCGTCGGGCACCAACCCCGGGCTGTCCACCAACGGCTGGGACACCTTCCACCGTGCCCTCGGCAACGACGCGACCCAGGGTCCCGCCGCTGCCAAGTACATCAAGGACACCCTGAAGGCCGCCTCGGTCTTCGTCATCGATGACGCCTCCGAGTACGGCGCCGGTCTTGCCGGCATCGTCGAGAAGGACCTCGGCGACGCAGTCAAGGGCACCGACACGATCCAGGCCGGCCAGACCGACTTCTCCACGACGGTCACCAAGGTCAACGACGCGAAGCCGGACGCGGTCTTCTTCGGCGGTTACTACGCCGAGGCGACCATCCTGGTCGGACAGCTCCGCGACGGTGGATACGAAGGCAAGTTCGTTGTTGCCGACGGTGTGAAGGACCCGGCGTTCCTCGACGCGAAGGACGCGGCTGAGGGCACCATCATCACCTGCCCGTGCATCCCGGACACCGACCCGGCCGTGGCCGAGTTCGCCGCGGACTACGAGGAGAAGTTCAGCGAAGCGCCGGGCACCTACGCCGCTGAGGCGTTCGACGCCGCGAACATCTTCCTCGACGGCATCGAGTCGGGCATCGACAACCGCGAGGACCTGCTCACCTTCGTCAACGAGTACGACGAGAAGGGCATCACCAAGCAGTTGAAGTTCGACAAGACCGGTGAGCCGGCCGACGTCCACGTGTACGCGTACACGGTCAAGGGCGGCGCGATCGTGCCCGAGAGCGAGATCAAGTGA
- a CDS encoding branched-chain amino acid ABC transporter permease — translation MNFEFFFNNLPELTITGLAFGAIYALIALGYTMVYGVLQLINFAHSEVFMYGTFATLWTVIALNAADANGVKLIAILIVALFASMALSALIALALERVAYRRLIERDAPRLIALISAIGASFVLAELMGLRDRIAGWFGLDDDLSEYVGKARINNSMAGTLEKPRFDVGGVSISSIDIIVIVAAIGMMVLLDQFVRRSRLGKGIRATAQDPETASLMGVNPTRTIQVTFLIGGLMAGVAAFLYMLKIDTTKYDVGFLLGVKAFTAAVLGGIGNLRGALLGGLVLGVAENWGQALFGGEWRDVIAFVLLVLILLVRPTGLLGESLGKARA, via the coding sequence GTGAACTTCGAATTCTTCTTCAACAACCTTCCCGAGCTCACCATCACCGGGCTCGCGTTTGGTGCCATCTACGCGCTGATCGCGCTGGGCTACACGATGGTCTACGGCGTTCTCCAACTGATCAACTTCGCTCACTCCGAAGTGTTCATGTACGGCACGTTCGCCACGCTCTGGACAGTCATTGCGCTCAATGCCGCTGACGCGAACGGCGTGAAGCTGATCGCGATCCTCATCGTGGCGTTGTTCGCCTCGATGGCGTTGTCCGCGTTGATTGCGCTGGCTCTCGAACGGGTGGCGTATCGCCGCCTGATCGAGCGGGACGCACCTCGGCTGATCGCGCTGATCTCCGCGATCGGCGCCTCGTTCGTCCTCGCCGAGCTGATGGGCCTGCGCGACCGGATCGCCGGCTGGTTCGGCCTCGATGACGACCTCAGCGAGTACGTCGGCAAGGCCCGCATCAACAACAGCATGGCCGGAACGCTCGAGAAGCCCCGCTTCGATGTCGGCGGCGTCTCCATCTCCAGCATCGACATCATCGTGATCGTCGCGGCCATCGGCATGATGGTCCTGCTGGACCAGTTCGTCCGCCGGTCCCGACTCGGCAAGGGCATCCGCGCCACCGCGCAGGATCCCGAGACCGCGTCGTTGATGGGCGTGAACCCGACCCGCACCATCCAGGTCACCTTCCTCATCGGTGGTCTGATGGCTGGCGTCGCGGCCTTCCTCTACATGCTGAAGATCGACACGACCAAGTACGACGTCGGCTTCCTCCTCGGCGTCAAGGCCTTCACGGCCGCCGTACTCGGAGGCATCGGCAACCTGCGCGGGGCTCTGCTCGGCGGCCTGGTGCTCGGTGTCGCGGAGAACTGGGGACAGGCGCTGTTCGGCGGTGAGTGGCGCGACGTGATCGCTTTCGTCCTGCTGGTCCTCATCCTGCTCGTCCGGCCCACCGGCCTCCTGGGCGAGTCGCTCGGAAAGGCGCGAGCATGA
- a CDS encoding branched-chain amino acid ABC transporter permease — MNIGFKDKLTGLPKPVRILLWILLALFAYALPLLELPIISTPGVDFGGVLFTVTIYCLVALGLNIVVGYAGLLDLGYVGFYAIGAYTVGILTSFHANWPLLLAIPVAVVAAMISGVILGAPTLRVRGDYLAIVTLGFGEIIRLTAVNLEWLGDARGIKNIAKPPNIGDEKTGLFEIPHLLWGDGTVLIDTEHPTKFLVFGYIDQVPYYWMGLTAVIIVLIADILIKSSRVGRAWEATREDEDAAELMGVPTFKFKLLAFSTGAFVGGLAGALYASRQGFINPLSFLLLYSILFLAAVVVGGQGNRWGVLLGAILVAYLPQRFREFDDFRVLAFGAALVLLATLRPEGLLPPKRTVRAKQLEQELEELEQGTDEGEEAARV, encoded by the coding sequence ATGAACATCGGTTTCAAGGACAAGTTGACCGGGCTCCCGAAGCCCGTCCGGATCCTGCTCTGGATCCTGCTGGCGCTCTTCGCGTACGCATTGCCGTTGCTCGAGTTGCCGATCATCTCCACACCCGGCGTCGACTTCGGCGGCGTGCTGTTCACGGTCACGATCTACTGCCTCGTGGCGCTCGGCCTGAACATCGTCGTCGGTTACGCCGGCCTGCTCGACCTCGGGTACGTCGGCTTCTACGCGATCGGCGCGTACACGGTCGGCATCCTGACGTCGTTCCACGCCAACTGGCCGTTGCTCCTCGCGATCCCGGTCGCGGTGGTGGCAGCCATGATCTCGGGCGTCATTCTCGGCGCACCGACGCTGCGGGTCCGTGGTGACTACCTCGCCATCGTGACCCTCGGGTTCGGCGAGATCATCCGCCTCACCGCGGTCAACCTCGAATGGCTCGGCGACGCCCGCGGCATCAAGAACATCGCCAAGCCGCCGAACATCGGTGACGAGAAGACCGGCCTGTTCGAGATTCCGCACCTGCTCTGGGGCGACGGCACCGTGCTGATCGACACCGAACACCCGACGAAGTTCCTGGTGTTCGGCTACATCGACCAGGTGCCGTACTACTGGATGGGCCTGACCGCGGTCATCATCGTGCTGATCGCCGACATCCTCATCAAGAGCAGCCGGGTCGGTCGTGCGTGGGAAGCCACGCGTGAGGACGAGGACGCCGCGGAGCTGATGGGTGTCCCCACCTTCAAGTTCAAGCTGCTGGCCTTCTCCACCGGTGCCTTTGTCGGTGGTCTGGCCGGAGCGCTGTACGCCAGCCGCCAGGGGTTCATCAACCCGTTGTCGTTCCTGCTGCTCTACTCGATCCTGTTCCTCGCGGCCGTGGTCGTTGGTGGTCAAGGCAACAGGTGGGGCGTCCTGCTGGGCGCGATCCTGGTTGCCTACCTGCCACAGCGTTTCCGGGAGTTCGACGACTTCCGGGTGCTCGCCTTCGGCGCGGCGCTCGTGCTGCTCGCGACCTTGCGTCCCGAGGGCCTGCTGCCGCCGAAACGGACGGTCCGCGCCAAGCAACTGGAACAAGAGCTCGAGGAGCTCGAACAAGGAACCGACGAGGGAGAGGAGGCAGCCCGTGTCTGA
- a CDS encoding ABC transporter ATP-binding protein has product MSERILDVQSLTLKFGGLTALDDVSLHINEGEILGLIGPNGAGKTTCFNAITGVYAPTSGDILFQDKSIVGMKKHQITKQGIARTFQNIRLFPTMTALENVLVGADAQHSTGMLTALFRLPKHRREEKQGHDRAMELLRFMGIHRKADELAANLSYGDQRRLEIARAMATGPKLICLDEPAAGFNPAEKVELMDLIRKVRDQGFTVLLIEHDMRLVMGVTDRIVVLEFGRKIAEGSPSEIRDNPAVIAAYLGVDEEDAS; this is encoded by the coding sequence GTGTCTGAACGCATCCTGGATGTCCAGAGCCTGACGTTGAAGTTCGGTGGTCTGACCGCTCTCGACGACGTCTCGCTCCACATCAACGAGGGCGAGATCCTCGGCCTGATCGGCCCCAACGGCGCCGGCAAGACCACCTGCTTCAACGCGATCACCGGTGTCTATGCACCCACGAGCGGCGACATCCTGTTCCAGGACAAGTCGATCGTCGGGATGAAGAAGCACCAGATCACCAAGCAGGGGATCGCCCGGACGTTCCAGAACATCCGGCTGTTCCCGACGATGACGGCGCTCGAGAACGTGCTCGTGGGGGCCGATGCCCAGCACAGCACGGGCATGCTCACCGCCTTGTTCCGGTTGCCCAAGCACCGGCGCGAGGAGAAGCAGGGTCACGACCGCGCGATGGAGTTGCTCCGCTTCATGGGCATCCACCGCAAGGCCGATGAGCTCGCGGCCAACCTGTCCTACGGTGACCAGCGGCGCCTGGAGATCGCGCGGGCGATGGCCACGGGGCCGAAGCTGATCTGCCTCGACGAGCCGGCCGCCGGCTTCAACCCGGCCGAGAAGGTCGAGTTGATGGACCTGATCCGCAAGGTGCGGGACCAGGGCTTCACCGTGCTGCTGATCGAACACGACATGCGTCTGGTCATGGGCGTGACCGACCGGATCGTGGTGCTGGAGTTCGGTCGCAAGATCGCCGAGGGCAGCCCGTCCGAGATCCGTGACAACCCGGCGGTCATCGCCGCCTATCTGGGAGTGGACGAAGAAGATGCTTCTTGA
- a CDS encoding ABC transporter ATP-binding protein has product MLLEVEGLCVNYGHIEAIRDISFGVPEGTVTTLIGANGAGKTTTLKTVSGLRKVRAGSIRFEGKDITTIEPYNRVKLGISQSPEGRRCFIGMTVRENLEMGAFTRKDRKTAAYREDLDRVLGLFPRLDERIDQIAGTMSGGEQQMLAMGRALMSRPRLLLLDEPSMGLAPKLIQQIFSIITEINQQGTTVLLVEQNAAQALKRSHDAHILETGSIVRTGTGKELAGDPAVKAAYLGGDV; this is encoded by the coding sequence ATGCTTCTTGAGGTCGAAGGCCTCTGTGTCAACTACGGGCACATCGAGGCAATCCGTGACATCAGTTTCGGCGTGCCGGAAGGCACCGTCACCACCCTGATCGGCGCCAACGGCGCCGGGAAGACCACGACCCTGAAGACGGTGTCGGGGTTGCGGAAGGTGCGGGCCGGGTCCATCAGGTTCGAGGGCAAGGACATCACCACGATCGAGCCCTACAACCGGGTGAAGCTGGGCATCAGCCAGTCCCCGGAAGGGCGGCGCTGCTTCATCGGCATGACGGTGCGCGAGAACCTCGAGATGGGTGCGTTCACGCGCAAGGACCGCAAGACTGCGGCCTATCGCGAGGACCTCGACCGGGTGCTGGGACTGTTCCCGCGCCTGGACGAGCGGATCGACCAGATCGCCGGCACCATGTCGGGTGGCGAACAGCAGATGTTGGCGATGGGACGCGCCCTGATGTCGCGCCCGCGCCTGTTGCTGCTCGACGAGCCGTCCATGGGGCTGGCGCCCAAGTTGATCCAGCAGATCTTCTCGATCATCACCGAGATCAACCAGCAGGGCACCACGGTGCTGCTGGTCGAGCAGAACGCTGCGCAGGCGCTCAAGCGCTCGCACGACGCCCACATCCTCGAGACGGGCTCCATCGTGCGGACGGGCACCGGCAAGGAACTGGCCGGCGACCCCGCCGTCAAGGCCGCCTACCTCGGTGGCGACGTCTAG
- a CDS encoding amino acid ABC transporter ATP-binding protein, translated as MTSELLPEFTTPAIDVRGLHKSFGNNEVLKGIDFHVDPGQVVCVIGPSGSGKSTLLRCVNRLEEPTSGEILIEGIDICDPEVDLDDVRSRIGMVFQQFNLFPHLSVLKNLTLAQRTVRGRSKGEAVEIARQNLAKVGLSEKETAYPAHLSGGQQQRVAIARALSMNPDMMLFDEPTSALDPELVGDVLAVMKDLASEGMTMMVVTHEMGFAREVGNKLVFMDGGVVVEEGLPADVLSNPQHERTQAFLSKVL; from the coding sequence ATGACATCCGAGCTGTTGCCGGAGTTCACGACCCCCGCAATCGACGTGCGCGGCCTGCACAAGTCCTTCGGTAACAACGAGGTGCTCAAGGGCATCGACTTCCACGTCGATCCCGGTCAGGTGGTGTGCGTCATCGGCCCGTCCGGATCGGGCAAGTCCACGCTGCTCCGGTGCGTGAACCGGCTCGAGGAACCGACCTCGGGCGAGATCCTCATCGAGGGCATCGACATCTGCGACCCCGAGGTCGACCTGGACGACGTGCGCTCCCGAATCGGCATGGTGTTCCAGCAGTTCAACCTGTTCCCGCACCTGTCCGTGCTGAAGAACCTCACCCTCGCCCAGCGCACCGTCCGCGGCCGCAGCAAGGGCGAGGCCGTCGAGATCGCGCGCCAGAACCTCGCCAAGGTCGGGCTGTCGGAGAAGGAGACTGCCTACCCGGCGCACCTCTCCGGCGGACAACAGCAGCGCGTCGCCATCGCGCGGGCGCTCTCCATGAATCCGGACATGATGCTGTTCGACGAGCCCACCAGCGCGCTCGACCCCGAGCTCGTCGGCGACGTGCTGGCTGTGATGAAGGATCTCGCCAGCGAGGGCATGACGATGATGGTCGTGACCCACGAGATGGGCTTCGCCCGCGAAGTCGGCAACAAGCTCGTCTTCATGGACGGCGGAGTCGTCGTCGAGGAAGGCCTGCCCGCCGACGTACTGTCGAACCCGCAGCACGAGCGGACGCAGGCCTTCCTCTCGAAGGTGCTCTAG
- a CDS encoding amino acid ABC transporter permease, which translates to MKQTTKARLWRYGVNGAIILALIALTFAADWGIIRHNFWNPLGVALSDGNWGDLITIGAINTVKYTVIAFAGGLALAVVLALMRMSPIATLRVIATAYVEFFRGLPALVVILFMGFGVPIAFQWSPPGGLVGAGLLALIMVAGAYMAETLRAGIQAVPKGQTEAARSLGMGPMSTMFKVVLPQAFRVVIPPLTNEFVLLIKDTALLSVIGAEFGDRELTTVARDFQSSGVTAGTATSLVQAALLYLVITIPLTQLVAWLERRQRKATR; encoded by the coding sequence ATGAAGCAGACCACCAAGGCTCGCCTCTGGCGCTACGGCGTCAACGGCGCGATCATCCTCGCCCTCATTGCGCTGACCTTCGCCGCTGACTGGGGCATCATCCGGCACAACTTCTGGAACCCGCTCGGTGTCGCGCTGTCCGACGGCAACTGGGGCGACCTGATCACGATCGGTGCCATCAACACCGTCAAGTACACCGTGATCGCCTTCGCGGGTGGTCTGGCGCTGGCGGTCGTGCTCGCCCTGATGCGGATGTCACCGATCGCGACGCTCCGCGTGATCGCGACGGCGTACGTCGAGTTCTTCCGTGGACTGCCGGCCCTGGTCGTCATCTTGTTCATGGGCTTCGGCGTGCCGATCGCGTTCCAGTGGTCGCCGCCCGGCGGGCTCGTCGGCGCCGGTCTGCTCGCCCTCATCATGGTCGCCGGCGCCTACATGGCCGAGACCCTGCGCGCCGGCATCCAGGCCGTGCCGAAGGGCCAGACGGAGGCTGCTCGATCCCTCGGCATGGGACCGATGTCCACGATGTTCAAGGTGGTCCTCCCCCAGGCCTTCCGGGTGGTGATCCCCCCGCTGACCAACGAGTTCGTGCTGCTCATCAAGGACACCGCACTGCTGTCGGTCATCGGCGCCGAGTTCGGTGACCGCGAACTCACCACGGTCGCGCGCGACTTCCAGTCCTCGGGCGTGACCGCAGGAACGGCCACCAGCCTGGTCCAGGCGGCGCTCCTCTACCTGGTCATCACCATCCCGCTCACCCAACTCGTGGCCTGGCTGGAACGCCGCCAGAGGAAGGCAACTCGATGA
- a CDS encoding ABC transporter substrate-binding protein — protein MHKSRLSALALTTFAALALGACGSDDSGTTDTGADVVKAGTLTVCSDVPYPPFEDFDTTSDSGFKGYDVEIVNEVAERLDLDLAIKDLGFDGLQSGQALNAGTCDLVASAMTITDDRKKNLDFSDGYYVSKQSLLVPADSKIAGIGDLDGVKIGVQQGTTGKTYAEANAKGAKIVSFPGDAEMFQAIKAGQVDAILQDLPVNLDHATDGEFEVVETYETDENYGLAIKKGNSQLVEDVNGALEEMRSDGTYDEIYNKYFEVE, from the coding sequence ATGCACAAGTCACGACTTTCCGCCCTGGCCCTGACGACCTTTGCCGCCCTCGCGCTCGGCGCGTGCGGCTCCGACGACAGCGGCACGACCGACACCGGCGCCGACGTGGTCAAGGCCGGCACCCTCACCGTGTGCTCCGACGTCCCCTACCCGCCCTTCGAGGACTTCGACACGACCAGCGACAGCGGATTCAAGGGATACGACGTCGAGATCGTCAACGAGGTGGCCGAGCGCCTCGACCTCGACCTGGCGATCAAGGACCTGGGCTTCGACGGCCTGCAGAGCGGCCAGGCGCTCAACGCCGGCACCTGCGACCTCGTGGCGTCGGCGATGACCATCACCGACGACCGCAAGAAGAACCTCGACTTCTCCGACGGCTACTACGTCTCGAAGCAATCGCTCCTCGTCCCCGCCGACAGCAAGATCGCGGGCATCGGGGACCTCGACGGCGTCAAGATCGGCGTCCAGCAGGGCACCACCGGCAAGACGTACGCCGAAGCGAACGCCAAGGGCGCGAAGATCGTGTCCTTCCCGGGTGACGCCGAGATGTTCCAGGCCATCAAGGCCGGTCAGGTCGACGCGATCCTCCAGGACCTGCCCGTCAACCTCGACCACGCCACCGACGGCGAGTTCGAGGTCGTCGAGACCTACGAGACCGACGAGAACTACGGCCTCGCCATCAAGAAGGGCAACTCCCAGCTCGTCGAGGACGTCAATGGCGCACTGGAAGAGATGCGCAGCGACGGCACCTACGACGAGATCTACAACAAGTACTTCGAGGTCGAGTGA
- a CDS encoding GNAT family N-acetyltransferase has product MSRYSLTTRSATREDAVALAELWSDVVRRADRSEQVADIEQIIKNCLISPEHRVVVVDYDGQLAGAVHLRMTTLTPLNLEPCVQAIQPRVVEQFSGHGVGHTLMEAATAFAEENGILHVVAAIPHASRDDNRFMARLGLAPAAMYRIAPAAVLRSRLTPQRVQPGMDGRSKVLAARRSMRRTRAERLAVAGTDQP; this is encoded by the coding sequence GTGAGCCGATATTCGCTGACGACACGCAGCGCGACCCGTGAGGACGCAGTGGCGCTTGCCGAGTTGTGGAGCGATGTCGTGCGACGGGCCGACCGCTCCGAGCAAGTCGCCGACATCGAGCAGATCATCAAGAACTGCCTGATCTCGCCCGAGCACCGCGTGGTGGTCGTCGACTACGACGGCCAGCTCGCGGGCGCCGTCCACCTGCGGATGACGACGCTGACGCCGCTCAACCTGGAGCCGTGCGTCCAGGCCATCCAGCCGCGGGTGGTCGAGCAGTTCAGCGGACACGGCGTCGGTCACACGTTGATGGAGGCAGCGACCGCGTTCGCAGAGGAGAACGGCATCCTGCACGTCGTCGCCGCGATCCCGCACGCTTCGCGCGACGACAACCGGTTCATGGCGCGTCTCGGCCTGGCGCCGGCCGCGATGTACCGGATCGCCCCGGCCGCGGTCCTGCGTTCGCGGCTGACGCCCCAGCGCGTGCAGCCCGGGATGGACGGTCGCAGCAAGGTCCTGGCCGCACGGCGCTCGATGCGTCGGACCCGTGCGGAGCGGCTCGCCGTCGCCGGGACCGACCAGCCCTGA
- a CDS encoding hotdog fold thioesterase, with amino-acid sequence MTNDQDLTQLMRDNMGALNIRMGVELVEVSPERVVGTMPVEGNTQPYGLLHGGASVVLAETLGSVAAALNAGPDRFAVGIDINATHHRSARQGLVTGVATPLHVGRTMSSFEIVLTDEDGKRVCTSRITCAVLDRDPGPKASA; translated from the coding sequence ATGACGAACGACCAGGACCTGACTCAGCTGATGCGCGACAACATGGGCGCGCTCAACATTCGCATGGGTGTCGAACTCGTCGAGGTCAGCCCCGAGCGAGTGGTCGGCACGATGCCCGTCGAGGGCAACACCCAGCCCTACGGCCTGCTGCACGGTGGCGCCTCGGTCGTCCTCGCCGAGACCCTCGGGTCGGTGGCTGCGGCCCTCAACGCCGGCCCTGACCGGTTCGCCGTCGGCATCGACATCAACGCGACACACCACCGCTCGGCCCGTCAGGGTCTGGTGACCGGAGTAGCCACCCCGCTGCACGTCGGTCGCACCATGTCGAGCTTCGAGATCGTCCTCACCGATGAGGACGGCAAGCGGGTGTGCACCTCGCGGATCACCTGCGCCGTGCTGGACCGCGACCCGGGCCCGAAGGCCTCAGCCTGA